GTACCCCGGGGTTTTCAAGCTTGACCTTTTCCAGGAATGCTGCCTGTTGAACACGAAAAGACAAAGATCAACTTCATTTCAAAATTTCGAGAAAGGATTAAAACTGTAGATGTTTAGAACCAAGTAAAAGACCATTGCAGACATGGCAATGCCAATGCCCACTGCCAACGAGTCATATGCATAGCTAGACATACTGCCACGCAAGCGAAATGGAAGTTTTGGCTAGTAGAAGAGAATGACACCGATAGTTCTGATAACGAGCTTAGAAGAAGAAATAGATAGAGAAAACTTACTGTGTCTGTAACAACATGATCCAATGAAGGTACATAACCATGCAGCCCATCACTACCGCCATGACCTGTTCACAGAATAGGCATTATTATTTGCTTACATTACAAGAGAGGCTAACATGAACAATCATTCTAAATGATTAAACAGATGCTAAACCAATCTAAATAATAAAAGACATAACACTCATTTTCCTGCAATCCTACATCAAACATGACAATCATCATTTCAAAATGTCTAAACAATAATCGTTgtttttttttgccttcaaaAAACCACCTCAAAACTATTAATAGCTGTTGGGCGGAGGGCGctaagggccaagtccagcaccatatggctaggggattgttgggcggaagccggtaaagggccaagtccagcaccatgtgGCTAGGGGGATTGTTGtgcggaggccggtaaagggccaagtccagcaccatgtgtggctagggggattgttgggcggaggccgataaagggccaagtccagcaccctggCTCTCGAAAACGTGATGGCGAATTATAAGGAAATAAGGTTGCACCTTTGCTAGTTGCTACTAGTTACagcttttggcatagtggtaagtgtttgatcctaacaatatAAGTATTCAAGAAAATAGCATGCACCGAACATATTCGCATCATCAAAGAGAAACATATCATCCAAGAAACATCCTTATACACTAAAGTGCAAGTTGAATACTTGAATCATATtgtaaataaaaccaaaaagtGATAGTGTCAAGTGAATGCATGCAACACGGTTAGGTTACTAGTGTGGTAGATGAAACGACAACACAGAACATGAAAACACAGATAAAATTCATACCAGTCCAGTCCATGGCATAGACGCCAAAGTTGCAGGAGTTCAGTTGCCTAGCAAAATGAGCATACCGGCCactgaaaaaatgaaaagaaacagTGCAGCACAAGATTAGAAGTGGAGTTCAATTCAAACCAAATCAAAGTTAGCATCAATTGATAGGCACTATTGAGAAAGAAAGGCAGATTCAATGCCCTATAGGTGGCACCACAAAACAATATATTGAGTATGGATCCAATAGGGGCAACGCCAAATTGGGTATTGCGCCCGAAAGAATGAAATAAAGAACTTAATAGAAGCACTGAAGTTACCCATGCTCATTGAGTCCATGAATGATAATCATAATACCCCTGAAATAAAGACAAAAGCAGTGAGCAAGTAGAACAACAGCAAAAACAATaaagacaaatatatatatatatatatatatatatatatatatatatatatagataatctAATATTTACTAAAGCTGCTAATCCTAATACTCCAAAGTTCTAGCATACCACACATCAATTTCAAAGTGCAAAACAAGACACATAAAAGAAATGGACAAATTTTAGAGTATCTTAACCTCAAATTCCTTATCAGTTTTTGATACCCTCAACCAACTATGAAGTCAATTTCAATACGGCAATACCTAGATAGGTAGAGAAAGAGAACCATCcattaaatgtaaatgtcattatCATAAATCTAAAGTCCTTTCCTCCCCTCATTGGTAAATTGGAATCAACCAAACAACCAAACCAGCTATCCTCCAACCTCCAGAATAGACATGTcaattaaaatcattaaatgTCTATAGGACACACTTCAATTATGCAAAAATTAACACACAAATTATCATTTCAGCGCATATGCTCATACATTTTAAATGCTTTTCGgaaaagatgagaaaaataaattttaaaacatggAAGCAGGGATGTATAGAGTTATAGCTAATCAATTGAACCAAAATTGAGTATACATATTTAGAAGGAATTAACAGAAAGAGGACAAGCCATACTTCAATTCACCGGAATCGGGGAACCACGAGCGGCAAAACAGGGCGTTGCGGCGTGTTCCAAAGAACAAAAACGTGCTCCACTCGCAACGGAGGCTCTCCTCTCCATCCCCAACCGAAGGCACCATCTCCAAGGACTCGGCGAGGCCTCGCCGGCGCAGAGTATCCTCCTCATCCCTCTGCAGCGCGAACTTCCGGCGTTTCCCGGCCGCGGCGGCAGCCGCCGCAGCGGAAGGGGAGGACggcggggacggggcggggaggCGGTAGCGGAACAGGAGGAGAGCGATCCATAGGAAAATGGAGCGAACAAAGATGATCAATCGGCGAAAGGCGTCATAGGAGACGGAGCGCCGGAGATTCTTGAAGACCGGAATAATCCGGCCGCTGGCGCCGGATGTTAGCTCCTCCACCTGCACGGCTTCCATTGCAGACGGAGAAGggtagaaaagagaaaaaaacttCCTTTGCGTGTGCGTTTGTGAACAGATAAACGACGCAGAGATATAGAGACAAAaatgtagagagagaaagagagagatgaGAAATGGAAATGTTGGGAATTTATATAGTGGTTCAGAGCTGAGGAAGAGAGGATATTATTACGCGTTCTTTGACTTCTCAATTACAAAATTACGGACCAATGGGAATCAAATAAATTCATCCTTTATTCGCTCAACTAAACTCTCCTAAAAAGAATAatgctattaaaaaaatattttttttccccttctgtaatactccgtaataaaaaattttattagcaAGGTAATTTGACAACCACGACTATCTTTGATAGACTGCCACCGGTTGTTGAATGACGGTCAATCActatatttaattcaatattattttagtgtacACTTTCATGttaacttagggtgtgtttgaaaagcaagaaaatgacttctggaaactattttctgaaaaataagtcatttttcgaataacagtttcattttcgatgtttggttgcattctacaAAACTGTCTTTAtgtttttggttcattttctgaaaatgaattaaattgtataattttacattttcattatttttaaaaaataaaaaataataataatatataaaataataatatttcttttaaaaagtaacagATGCAGCCATTTTggccaaaaaaattgttgaactCAAGTCCAGAAAATAACTTTCGGGAAAAaaattcggaagtcattttctggaaaaatggcctcattttccttggtcaacggaaattgttttccgttgactgcatTTTCCAGGCTACCGAACACACCCTTAGTCAACACCATATTAGCAGTAACCTActgaaatgacaaaattaagATCTAATTGAACTATTTTACCAATTTAGGGTACCTtattaaaacctttttgacttaTAACATCCTCAACAGTGAaagttttttgttgatttttaaagaatatgactgaattttaaaaaataataaagcacCAGGGAACACGTAGTGCGCTCCAAGCGCGttgctttaggaaaaaaaaaagcatcacATTTGTGAAAAATCACTCCACAATTTTTTAAAggtctattatttaaaaaaaaaagtttttaaagtatgcaaaaatcatccaaaaatatcTTTTGGGGATGTTCTTAAGAAGCACAATTACACTATGCAGTGGATTTCAaggattaatttgattttttttctaatagtaatataattcaCGTATTTAATAGTCACACGTTTAATTCTTGTCAATACTTTCTCAATTGtgctataaaaaaataaatagaaaaatatgatGTAAATTCCTAAATAAATAGTATATCCTTAGCTTGTTTGTCACTTAGAAGCcacacaaatataataattcttcAGTCAACTGGTCAAGTAGATTGCATCATATCAAGTTGGAAAGGATAAGCAAATGAGAATTTTTAGAACACCCCACTAGTCAATATTGCTGTTGCCTGTTGCATATCCTAAACGTAGAACGACTAGCACCAATATTTTCTCCTTGCATTCATTGAATGGTTCAAATTTGGTATACAATATGTACCGTCCTTTTCTTTTCTAGAAAGTACATATGATTAGAGACTATTAGGtgaccaaaaaaaagaaaaagaaaaaaaaaagcatgcaTGTAATAAATTCTTTATACATGTTTGGTTAtgatttcatttaaaaataatatgaaaaataagtttttaaaaaagttcaattatatTGTTCGACTTAAAGTATTCATAACGTTAAATTTTTAGAAGACTTTTTTTTATCCGTAAAGAAGAAAATTAGACAATGTGTGAAGCATACTACACgtccaggaaaaaaaaaacattactcttttttttttaaaaaaaaaaatggtcttTATACTTTGTGATAATGTGAAATTATATGAATATTGAGTTGATGATTTGGAGAAAAAAATGTCTCATGCATAATATCAATATCTTTTAAACAGTTTTGAATAGAAAATTAGacttaaaaatacaattactattttttactaaaaattatcaataataataggCCATTTGATATTGTGTCTTTTTTTTGGGGGANggggggggggggggggggggggggggtcgtCTTCTATAGCAATCAGTGAAAACTTCCATTCTCTTCCAAATCTAGACGAGCACATAAGGTTCTCATCTAGCTTCCACAACCATTCCTTCATAAACACGGCTCCTCTACCACAATTATGACTTgtcaaaaaattacaaattaatttttagaaaattaaaaagtcacTAGAAATTTGTTGATATTTCAGAGCCGAGAAATGATGATgataaaggaaaaacaaaataatatgtttaCATCAACACCTCATTAGCTAGAAAATTTTGAAGGATCCTTCACTATTAAGGAAAAATCACAAGAGGATAAGGGTTGGATCATTCTCGTCTTCTATAGCAATTGGTGATGAAAACTTTCATCCTTCTCCAAATTTAGACGATGATAGAAGCTTCTCATCTTTCACAACCATTTCTTTATATACACGACTCCTCTCCAACAATTATGACTTGCCAAAAgattacaaattaatttttaaaaaattaaaaagtcactagaatttattactattttagAGAAAGGATGATGgtaaatgggaaaaaaattagtataccTACATCAATATTACATTAGCTAAAAAATTTGTGTTAGTGCAAGTATCTTATTAGTTGGTTCATGGATGACAGATTATCGGTAAGGGCGTTGGATCAAGCTTTGACAATCCCACCATTTGgactcataataataataataataataataatttgtatcaCCCTCTTTTGGGCATCCGGCGGTCCtagtttaaaattttgaatataatttaaaactttaaaattccgaaataattaaaaatgatgaattttacaaaataatttctccgtaataaatttaaaaaaagaaaagaaaagaaaagaagaaataatgaaATTGGGATTTTGATATTGAGTTTCAAATTTTCTGGGTGTAATAACACCGTCCTCTCGAGGAATAACACCGCCACCAAAATCGATCACCACCAGGTGCATTCTTCATTCCctctatatttaattttttaagtcaa
This region of Ipomoea triloba cultivar NCNSP0323 chromosome 15, ASM357664v1 genomic DNA includes:
- the LOC116006947 gene encoding uncharacterized protein LOC116006947 produces the protein MEAVQVEELTSGASGRIIPVFKNLRRSVSYDAFRRLIIFVRSIFLWIALLLFRYRLPAPSPPSSPSAAAAAAAAGKRRKFALQRDEEDTLRRRGLAESLEMVPSVGDGEESLRCEWSTFLFFGTRRNALFCRSWFPDSGELKGIMIIIHGLNEHGGRYAHFARQLNSCNFGVYAMDWTGHGGSDGLHGYVPSLDHVVTDTAAFLEKVKLENPGVPCFLFGHSTGGAVVLKASSQPSIEKMVEGVILTSPALRVKPAHPIVGAVAPFFSLVAPRYQFKGSHKRGIPVSRDPAALLAKYSDPLVYTGPMRIRTGHEILRITSYLMRNLKSVTVPFFVLHGTADRVTDPLASQDLYNEAPSMFKDIKLYDGFLHDLLFEPEHEEIAQDIIDWMNKKLKFKQY